From Juglans regia cultivar Chandler chromosome 6, Walnut 2.0, whole genome shotgun sequence, the proteins below share one genomic window:
- the LOC108997694 gene encoding putative F-box/kelch-repeat protein At1g12870, producing the protein MLSRHLPEDVVTEILSTLPVKSLMRFKSVSKAWYALIRNPHFITKHHTSAISDHNRNHCRRVILERYRAIDTPRFSMHSNDTLEFSGDIHLIPQLFSEDITPVLFIGSCNGIVCAVGISAERFHFGPDPDRAWEIGLWNPATRESKRLPFVPRPPDFVPFPPDFRVPSYDFGFGIDLNTNDFKVVKITCFYSPRHYQVEDLLLTLPLSMTL; encoded by the exons ATGTTGAGCCGCCATCTCCCAGAGGACGTGGTGACTGAAATTTTGTCGACGCTGCCGGTAAAATCGTTGATGCGATTTAAATCTGTGAGTAAAGCCTGGTATGCTCTCATCAGAAAccctcatttcatcacaaagcACCACACTTCCGCCATTTCTGATCACAATCGCAATCACTGCCGTCGAGTCATCCTTGAGCGTTACCGAGCAATAGATACCCCACGTTTCTCCATGCACTCTAACGACACCCTGGAGTTTTCCGGCGACATACATCTCATCCCACAATTGTTCTCAGAAGATATTACCCCAGTACTTTTCATCGGTTCCTGTAATGGAATAGtttgtgctgttggtatttctGCAGAGCGTTTTCATTTTGGTCCTGATCCAGACCGGGCTTGGGAGATAGGGCTTTGGAATCCTGCAACCAGAGAATCTAAGAGGCTTCCGTTTGTCCCTCGCCCGCCTGATTTTGTCCCTTTCCCCCCTGATTTTCGCGTCCCGAGTTACGATTTTGGCTTTGGTATTGATCTCAACACCAATGACTTCAAGGTGGTTAAAATCACGTGCTTCTATTCTCCGCGGCATTACCAAGTTGAG GATCTCCTGCTGACATTGCCATTATCAATGACTCTGTAG